One window of the Anaeromyxobacter dehalogenans 2CP-C genome contains the following:
- a CDS encoding 2-oxoacid:acceptor oxidoreductase subunit alpha encodes MSTQTAKHKVEQVETVTIRFVGDSGDGMQLTGTEFTKANALAGNDLATFPDYPAEIRAPAGSLFGVSGFQLSFGANEVLTPGDQPDVLVAMNPAALKTNLADLRHGGMLIVNAGAFTESNLEKANYKSNPLEDPALQSNYRVVLVDMNKLTEAALEGTGLSSKEVARCKNFFALGLMYWLYSRPIDPQLASIKRKFAKKPEFAEANAKVFMAGHVFGETSELFHERYQVPASKLAPGTYRNVTGNFATALGFATVAQLTGRTVFLGSYPITPATEILQEMAKFKEYGVVTYQAEDEIAGIGSAIGAAFGGALACTSTSGPGLALKSEMMGLAVITELPLVIVDVQRGGPSTGMPTKTEQADLLQALFGRHGESPMPVIAAQSAADCFWAAIEAMKIATKWMTPVLLLTDGYLANGSEPFRVPSPDELPKLTVKYQTEKNYANGTQYMPYLRDAKLIRPWAIPGTAGLEHRVGGLEKDALSGMVSYDGNNHEKMVLTRAQKVRNVVEDVPDVEVFGEKRGELLLVSWGGTFGSVRGAAEALQAAGKKVSHVHLRWLNPLPKNLGEVLGSFKKVFVPEVNGGQLAFYLRGMYPGVDPLQYNRINGKPIKIHDLVAKVSEAL; translated from the coding sequence ATGTCCACACAGACGGCCAAGCACAAGGTCGAGCAGGTCGAAACCGTCACGATCCGCTTCGTCGGTGACTCCGGCGACGGCATGCAGCTCACCGGCACCGAGTTCACCAAGGCCAACGCGCTGGCCGGCAACGACCTCGCGACCTTCCCCGATTACCCCGCCGAGATCCGCGCGCCCGCGGGCTCGCTCTTCGGCGTCTCCGGCTTCCAGCTCTCGTTCGGCGCGAACGAGGTCCTCACCCCGGGCGACCAGCCGGACGTGCTCGTCGCGATGAACCCGGCCGCGCTCAAGACGAACCTGGCCGACCTGCGCCACGGCGGCATGCTGATCGTGAACGCGGGCGCCTTCACCGAGTCGAACCTCGAGAAGGCGAACTACAAGTCGAACCCGCTCGAGGACCCCGCGCTGCAGTCGAACTACCGGGTCGTCCTCGTGGACATGAACAAGCTCACCGAGGCGGCGCTGGAGGGGACGGGCCTGTCCTCGAAGGAGGTCGCGCGCTGCAAGAACTTCTTCGCGCTCGGCCTGATGTACTGGCTCTACAGCCGCCCGATCGACCCGCAGCTCGCGTCGATCAAGCGGAAGTTCGCCAAGAAGCCCGAGTTCGCCGAGGCGAACGCCAAGGTCTTCATGGCGGGCCACGTGTTCGGCGAGACCTCCGAGCTCTTCCACGAGCGGTACCAGGTGCCGGCCTCGAAGCTCGCGCCCGGCACCTACCGCAACGTGACCGGCAACTTCGCCACCGCCCTCGGCTTCGCCACGGTGGCGCAGCTCACCGGGCGCACGGTGTTCCTGGGCAGCTACCCCATCACGCCCGCCACCGAGATCCTGCAGGAGATGGCGAAGTTCAAGGAGTACGGCGTCGTCACCTACCAGGCCGAGGACGAGATCGCGGGCATCGGCTCCGCCATCGGCGCGGCCTTCGGCGGCGCGCTCGCCTGCACCAGCACCTCCGGCCCGGGCCTCGCGCTCAAGTCCGAGATGATGGGCCTGGCGGTGATCACCGAGCTCCCGCTCGTGATCGTGGACGTGCAGCGCGGCGGCCCGTCCACCGGCATGCCCACCAAGACCGAGCAGGCCGACCTCCTCCAGGCGCTGTTCGGCCGGCACGGCGAGTCGCCCATGCCGGTGATCGCGGCGCAGAGCGCGGCCGACTGCTTCTGGGCGGCGATCGAGGCGATGAAGATCGCCACGAAGTGGATGACGCCGGTGCTGCTGCTCACCGACGGCTACCTCGCGAACGGCTCCGAGCCGTTCCGCGTCCCGTCCCCCGACGAGCTGCCCAAGCTCACGGTGAAGTACCAGACCGAGAAGAACTACGCGAACGGCACGCAGTACATGCCGTACCTGCGCGACGCCAAGCTGATCCGCCCCTGGGCCATCCCGGGCACGGCCGGCCTCGAGCACCGCGTGGGCGGCCTCGAGAAGGACGCGCTCTCGGGCATGGTGTCGTACGACGGCAACAACCACGAGAAGATGGTCCTCACCCGCGCCCAGAAGGTCCGGAACGTGGTCGAGGACGTGCCGGACGTCGAGGTGTTCGGCGAGAAGCGCGGTGAGCTGCTGCTCGTCTCCTGGGGCGGCACGTTCGGCTCGGTCCGCGGCGCCGCCGAGGCGCTGCAGGCGGCCGGCAAGAAGGTCTCCCACGTGCACCTGCGCTGGCTGAACCCGCTGCCGAAGAACCTCGGCGAGGTGCTGGGGAGCTTCAAGAAGGTGTTCGTGCCCGAGGTGAACGGCGGGCAGCTGGCCTTCTACCTGCGCGGCATGTACCCGGGCGTCGATCCGCTCCAGTACAACCGGATCAACGGCAAGCCGATCAAGATCCACGACCTGGTCGCCAAGGTCTCCGAGGCCCTCTAG
- a CDS encoding FAD-binding oxidoreductase, with protein sequence MTAARDAALRELEAAFPRERLVRDAERLEAYGRDESDLGARPPDAAVLVESAEEIRAIFAVASRHRVPVIPVAARSGKSGGVLAVHGGIAVSLERMNRILEISPEDLVARVQPAVVTGVLQAEVEKLGLFYPPDPNSLEMCTIGGNVAENAGGPRALKYGVTREYVLGLTAVLPTGEILRVGKRSIKGVAGYDLTALLVGSEGTLGIVTEATLKLLPRPRHVATALVVFASVAQAARAVNEVLQGGILPRCLELLDDVSLAAAAKTSPYRFPPGAGAALLVETDGNDEEQVFAEIVRLAEKVQAHAEGEVIVAQNEAQRRDVWETRRYLSVNLKALHPLKLSEDVAVPRSRIPEMIARAKAVGERLGLTVATYGHAGDGNLHCNVLFDRSEERPRVDEAVAAILRDAVDLGGTITGEHGVGVAKRDFLEYEQGAEVVALERRLKAAFDPLGILNPGKIFPER encoded by the coding sequence ATGACCGCCGCCCGCGACGCCGCGCTGCGCGAGCTCGAGGCCGCGTTCCCGCGCGAGCGGCTGGTGCGCGACGCCGAGCGGCTGGAGGCCTACGGCCGGGACGAGTCCGACCTGGGCGCGCGCCCGCCGGACGCGGCGGTGCTGGTGGAGTCGGCCGAGGAGATCCGCGCGATCTTCGCCGTCGCGAGCCGGCACCGCGTGCCGGTGATCCCGGTGGCGGCGCGCAGCGGCAAGTCCGGCGGCGTGCTGGCGGTGCACGGCGGGATCGCGGTCTCGCTGGAGCGGATGAACCGGATCCTGGAGATCTCGCCGGAGGACCTGGTGGCGCGGGTGCAGCCGGCGGTGGTGACCGGGGTGCTCCAGGCCGAGGTGGAGAAGCTCGGGCTGTTCTACCCGCCCGACCCGAACTCGCTGGAGATGTGCACCATCGGCGGGAACGTGGCCGAGAACGCCGGCGGCCCGCGCGCGCTGAAGTACGGCGTGACGCGCGAGTACGTGCTGGGCCTCACCGCCGTGCTCCCCACCGGCGAGATCCTGCGGGTGGGCAAGCGCAGCATCAAGGGCGTGGCCGGCTACGACCTCACCGCGCTGCTGGTGGGCAGCGAGGGGACGCTCGGGATCGTGACCGAGGCGACGCTCAAGCTGCTGCCCCGGCCGCGCCACGTGGCCACCGCGCTGGTGGTGTTCGCCTCGGTGGCGCAGGCGGCGCGCGCGGTCAACGAGGTGCTGCAGGGCGGGATCCTGCCGCGGTGCCTGGAGCTGCTCGACGACGTCTCGCTGGCCGCGGCCGCGAAGACCTCGCCCTACCGCTTCCCGCCCGGCGCCGGCGCGGCGCTGCTGGTGGAGACCGACGGCAACGACGAGGAGCAGGTGTTCGCCGAGATCGTGCGCCTCGCCGAGAAGGTCCAGGCGCACGCCGAGGGCGAGGTGATCGTGGCGCAGAACGAGGCCCAGCGGCGCGACGTCTGGGAGACGCGCCGCTACCTCTCGGTGAACCTGAAGGCGCTGCACCCGCTGAAGCTCTCGGAGGACGTGGCCGTCCCGCGCTCGAGGATCCCCGAGATGATCGCGCGCGCCAAGGCGGTGGGCGAGCGGCTCGGGCTCACCGTCGCGACCTACGGCCACGCCGGCGACGGCAACCTGCACTGCAACGTCCTGTTCGACCGGTCCGAGGAGCGCCCGCGGGTGGACGAGGCGGTCGCGGCCATCCTGCGCGACGCGGTGGACCTGGGCGGCACCATCACCGGCGAGCACGGGGTGGGCGTCGCGAAGCGCGACTTCCTCGAGTACGAGCAGGGCGCCGAGGTGGTGGCGCTGGAGCGCCGGCTCAAGGCCGCGTTCGACCCGCTCGGCATCCTGAACCCGGGGAAGATCTTCCCGGAGCGCTGA
- a CDS encoding SDR family NAD(P)-dependent oxidoreductase, translating into MTAGRTAIVTGGGRGIGAAVARALTARGLRVTVFARTEAQVRAVVAEGGAARAVAGDVRSAAAVERLVAEHEAALGPLDVLVNGAGILARGLAEHTAPETFREVLDVNLVGPFLCARAAIPGMKARGRGRIVNVASISGTIGTAEAAAYNASKWGLIGLTRCLAEELRDHGVQCVAVSPGSTDTEMLARTPFPPRMSADEVARVVVFAALDAPDAITGANLEVYG; encoded by the coding sequence ATGACCGCCGGGCGGACCGCCATCGTCACCGGCGGCGGCCGCGGCATCGGCGCGGCGGTGGCGCGGGCGCTCACCGCGCGCGGGCTGCGCGTCACCGTGTTCGCCCGGACCGAGGCGCAGGTGCGCGCGGTGGTGGCGGAGGGCGGGGCGGCGCGGGCGGTGGCCGGCGACGTGCGCAGCGCGGCCGCGGTGGAGCGGCTGGTGGCGGAGCACGAGGCCGCGCTCGGGCCGCTCGACGTGCTGGTGAACGGCGCCGGGATCCTGGCCCGCGGCCTGGCGGAGCACACCGCGCCGGAGACGTTTCGCGAGGTGCTGGACGTCAACCTGGTCGGGCCGTTCCTGTGCGCGCGCGCGGCCATCCCGGGCATGAAGGCGCGGGGCAGGGGGCGGATCGTGAACGTCGCCTCGATCTCCGGCACCATCGGCACGGCCGAGGCCGCCGCCTACAACGCGTCGAAGTGGGGGCTCATCGGGCTCACCCGCTGCCTGGCGGAGGAGCTGCGCGACCACGGCGTGCAGTGCGTGGCCGTGTCGCCGGGCTCCACCGACACCGAGATGCTGGCCCGCACGCCGTTCCCGCCGCGGATGAGCGCGGACGAGGTCGCGCGCGTGGTCGTGTTCGCGGCGCTGGACGCGCCCGACGCCATCACCGGCGCCAACCTGGAGGTGTACGGATGA
- the folE gene encoding GTP cyclohydrolase I — MAARLRALRPPRPRASAPATAEATARFLDALGLPPEVRASPELAGTPRRVAEAWLEDLVDGYRAEPAEVLADAMPSAGRALVTLTGIDFHSVCPHHLLPSRGVAHVAYLPGGRVVGFGQLVRLVDCLAHRLVLAEDLAQSVADALVEHLGARGAGCVLDAEHLCLTVRGERRARARAHAEGFAGALARSGVARRSFAQAIARAAGPRPAGAGRAARRGRARGAGTRAR; from the coding sequence GTGGCCGCTAGGCTCCGCGCCCTGCGGCCGCCGCGCCCGCGCGCCTCGGCCCCGGCGACCGCCGAGGCGACCGCCCGGTTCCTCGACGCGCTCGGCCTGCCGCCGGAGGTGCGCGCCTCGCCCGAGCTGGCCGGGACGCCGCGGCGGGTGGCGGAGGCGTGGCTCGAGGACCTGGTGGACGGCTACCGCGCCGAGCCGGCCGAGGTGCTGGCGGACGCCATGCCCAGCGCCGGCCGCGCGCTGGTCACGCTCACCGGGATCGACTTCCACTCGGTCTGCCCGCACCACCTGCTGCCCTCGCGCGGCGTGGCGCACGTGGCGTACCTGCCCGGCGGCAGGGTGGTGGGGTTCGGGCAGCTGGTGCGCCTGGTGGACTGCCTCGCGCACCGCCTGGTGCTCGCGGAGGACCTGGCGCAGTCGGTGGCGGACGCGCTGGTGGAGCACCTCGGCGCGCGCGGCGCGGGCTGCGTGCTCGACGCGGAGCACCTGTGCCTGACGGTCCGCGGCGAGCGGCGCGCCCGCGCCCGGGCCCACGCGGAGGGGTTCGCCGGCGCGCTGGCGCGGAGCGGGGTGGCCCGGCGGAGCTTCGCGCAGGCCATCGCGCGGGCGGCGGGGCCGCGTCCGGCCGGCGCCGGCCGCGCGGCGCGGCGCGGGCGGGCCCGCGGGGCGGGCACGAGGGCGCGATGA
- the queD gene encoding 6-carboxytetrahydropterin synthase QueD, with protein sequence MAPIDYTDRRRMRLDVEFYFAAAHRLPRYEGPCFRMHGHNYRFFVALEGEVDPATGMIADFGDVKRIVAEHVLARVDHRTLNDVLDNPTAENIARWMWEVLEPHLAGLCEIRLYEIPDSCVTYRGPGGR encoded by the coding sequence ATGGCGCCCATCGACTACACCGACCGCCGGCGCATGCGGCTCGACGTCGAGTTCTACTTCGCCGCCGCGCACCGCCTGCCGCGCTACGAGGGCCCGTGCTTCCGCATGCACGGCCACAACTACCGCTTCTTCGTCGCGCTCGAGGGCGAGGTGGACCCCGCCACCGGCATGATCGCCGACTTCGGCGACGTGAAGCGGATCGTGGCGGAGCACGTGCTCGCGCGCGTGGATCACCGCACGCTCAACGACGTCCTCGACAACCCCACTGCCGAGAACATCGCCCGCTGGATGTGGGAGGTGCTCGAGCCGCACCTGGCCGGGCTCTGCGAGATCCGGCTCTACGAGATCCCGGACTCCTGCGTGACGTACCGGGGGCCGGGTGGCCGCTAG
- a CDS encoding Rieske (2Fe-2S) protein, whose product MRHRVGRLQDLPDGHGWLVEIEGQEIALFRRGERVHALDNVCPHRGAALAFGDVRGEVVYCPLHAWPFQLATGACPEFPEASVRTFPVHVGEGGDLEVEL is encoded by the coding sequence GTGAGACACCGCGTGGGACGGCTCCAGGACCTGCCGGACGGGCACGGCTGGCTCGTCGAGATCGAGGGCCAGGAGATCGCACTGTTCCGCCGCGGCGAGCGCGTGCACGCGCTCGACAACGTCTGTCCCCACCGCGGCGCGGCGCTCGCGTTCGGCGACGTGCGCGGCGAGGTGGTGTACTGCCCGCTCCACGCCTGGCCCTTCCAGCTGGCCACCGGCGCCTGCCCGGAGTTCCCGGAGGCGTCGGTGCGCACGTTCCCCGTGCACGTCGGCGAGGGCGGGGACCTCGAAGTGGAGCTATAA
- a CDS encoding helix-turn-helix domain-containing protein, with translation MERNRTIVIEADPERRQQLSQLLVASGFDVTVSADLAAALLEAARATPPSDGQPARRPTLSEIERRYAREILRATGGNKTRAAEILGIDRKTLYRLIGAVPVRQAEAAAPVNGVNGIDAAAPAVAAGRVNGV, from the coding sequence GTGGAACGCAACCGCACGATCGTCATCGAGGCCGACCCGGAGCGCCGCCAGCAGCTCTCGCAGCTGCTCGTCGCGTCCGGGTTCGACGTCACCGTCTCCGCCGACCTCGCCGCCGCGCTCCTCGAGGCCGCCCGGGCCACGCCGCCCTCGGACGGCCAGCCGGCGCGCCGGCCGACGCTGTCCGAGATCGAGCGCCGCTACGCGCGCGAGATCCTGCGCGCCACCGGCGGGAACAAGACGCGCGCGGCGGAGATCCTGGGCATCGACCGCAAGACGCTCTACCGGCTGATCGGCGCGGTCCCGGTGCGCCAGGCCGAGGCCGCCGCGCCGGTGAACGGCGTGAACGGCATCGACGCCGCGGCGCCGGCGGTGGCCGCCGGACGCGTCAACGGCGTCTGA
- a CDS encoding integration host factor subunit alpha encodes MTKADIIESVYEKVGFSKKEAAEIVEMVFDTIKETLERGEKIKISGFGNFIVRDKKSRVGRNPQTGEEIEISARRVLTFRPSQVLKNALNGGVSDETEGADDDDDDEEGEGDE; translated from the coding sequence GTGACCAAGGCCGACATCATCGAGAGCGTCTACGAGAAGGTGGGCTTCTCCAAGAAGGAGGCCGCCGAGATCGTCGAGATGGTCTTCGACACCATCAAGGAGACGCTGGAGCGCGGCGAGAAGATCAAGATCAGCGGCTTCGGCAACTTCATCGTGCGGGACAAGAAGTCCCGCGTCGGCCGCAACCCGCAGACCGGCGAGGAGATCGAGATCAGCGCGCGCCGCGTGCTGACGTTCCGTCCGAGCCAGGTGCTGAAGAACGCGCTGAACGGCGGGGTCTCGGACGAGACCGAGGGCGCGGACGACGACGATGACGACGAGGAGGGCGAGGGCGACGAGTAG
- the pheT gene encoding phenylalanine--tRNA ligase subunit beta, with protein MRISLKWLSEYVDLPAPEELARRLTAVGFEIEAVERTGAELKGVVAARIAASEPHPNAEKLSVTRVDAGGGEPLQVVCGAKNYRVGDVVPLATVGAELPGGARISKAKLRGVESFGMLCSARELGLSADASGLLILPPGTVPGTPIGEALDLDDVLLEVNVTPNRPDALSHVGIAREVAALLGQKVRLPKPGLVEGGGAAADAVKVRIEAPEKCARYAARVVEGVKIGPSPAWLARRLERCGIRSISNVVDATNYVLLELGHPLHAFDLDEVAGHEIVVRTARPGERITTLDGKDRALEPDDLLIADRDRGSALAGVMGGGDSEISAGTTRVLLESAWFAPSGVRRTSRRHGLKSEASYRFERGADPGMVIPALDRCAALIAGLSGGTVRAGVVDAQARKVASPEVRMRWDRPAQVLGMPVSREDARRILLSLGFEERASDGDAVSFGVPSWRVDVSIEEDLVEEIVRTLGYDAIPETLPGPAVRTPAESAEAQAVARARAALEAAGFSEAVNFSFVAARDLEPLAGGLAADGIALRNPISADLAVMRTSLVPSLLRNAAHNRRQRVEDVRLYEIARAYGPRAAGTPGDAPSHEATEVAGVLLGRRSPVGWAVGGDVADFHDAKAAVQGLLEALGVEAAWAAPGPGWLHPRTSAALRAPGGAALGELGELHPRVAEAFELPRGVLAFRLSLDALLAAARLVPQYRPIPRLPAVLRDVAVVVEDAVTAAAVEALVREEPLVEAVILFDVYKGAPLPAGRKNLALAITYRAPDRTLTDAEADAAHGRIVARLRERVGAELRG; from the coding sequence GTGCGCATCTCGCTCAAGTGGCTGTCGGAGTACGTGGACCTGCCCGCGCCCGAGGAGCTGGCGCGGCGCCTCACCGCCGTGGGCTTCGAGATCGAGGCGGTGGAGCGCACCGGCGCGGAGCTGAAGGGCGTGGTGGCGGCGCGCATCGCCGCCTCCGAGCCGCACCCCAACGCCGAGAAGCTCTCGGTCACCCGCGTGGACGCGGGCGGCGGCGAGCCGCTGCAGGTGGTGTGCGGCGCGAAGAACTACCGCGTCGGCGACGTGGTCCCGCTCGCCACCGTGGGCGCCGAGCTGCCCGGCGGCGCGAGGATCTCGAAGGCGAAGCTGCGCGGGGTGGAGTCCTTCGGGATGCTCTGCTCGGCGCGCGAGCTCGGGCTCTCCGCCGACGCGAGCGGCCTGCTCATCCTCCCGCCCGGCACGGTCCCGGGCACGCCCATCGGCGAGGCGCTCGACCTCGACGACGTGCTGCTCGAGGTGAACGTCACGCCGAACCGGCCGGACGCGCTCTCGCACGTGGGCATCGCCCGCGAGGTGGCGGCGCTGCTGGGCCAGAAGGTCCGGCTGCCGAAGCCGGGGCTGGTCGAGGGCGGCGGCGCGGCCGCCGACGCGGTGAAGGTCCGCATCGAGGCGCCGGAAAAGTGCGCCCGCTACGCCGCGCGCGTCGTCGAGGGCGTGAAGATCGGGCCGTCCCCGGCCTGGCTGGCCCGGCGCCTGGAGCGCTGCGGCATCCGCTCCATCTCCAACGTGGTGGACGCGACCAACTACGTGCTGCTCGAGCTCGGCCACCCGCTGCACGCGTTCGACCTCGACGAGGTGGCCGGCCACGAGATCGTGGTCCGCACCGCGCGGCCGGGCGAGCGGATCACCACGCTCGACGGCAAGGACCGGGCGCTCGAGCCGGACGACCTGCTCATCGCCGACCGCGACCGCGGCAGCGCGCTCGCCGGCGTGATGGGCGGCGGCGACTCGGAGATCTCGGCCGGCACCACCCGCGTGCTGCTCGAGTCCGCCTGGTTCGCGCCGAGCGGCGTGCGCCGGACCTCGCGCCGGCACGGGCTGAAGAGCGAGGCCTCGTACCGCTTCGAGCGCGGCGCCGACCCGGGCATGGTGATCCCGGCGCTCGACCGCTGCGCCGCGCTCATCGCCGGGCTGTCCGGCGGGACGGTGCGCGCCGGGGTGGTGGACGCGCAGGCCCGCAAGGTCGCCTCGCCCGAGGTGCGCATGCGCTGGGATCGCCCGGCGCAGGTGCTGGGCATGCCGGTGAGCCGCGAGGACGCCCGCCGCATCCTGCTCTCGCTCGGGTTCGAGGAGCGGGCCAGCGACGGCGACGCGGTGAGCTTCGGCGTGCCGAGCTGGCGCGTGGACGTCTCCATCGAGGAGGACCTGGTCGAGGAGATCGTCCGGACGCTGGGCTACGACGCCATCCCGGAGACGCTCCCCGGCCCCGCCGTCCGCACGCCGGCGGAGTCCGCCGAGGCGCAGGCGGTGGCCCGCGCCCGCGCCGCGCTGGAGGCGGCCGGGTTCAGCGAGGCGGTGAACTTCAGCTTCGTGGCGGCGCGCGACCTGGAGCCGCTCGCCGGCGGCCTCGCCGCCGACGGCATCGCGCTGCGCAACCCCATCAGCGCCGACCTGGCGGTGATGCGCACCAGCCTGGTGCCGTCGCTGCTCCGCAACGCCGCGCACAACCGGCGGCAGCGGGTCGAGGACGTGCGCCTGTACGAGATCGCCCGCGCCTACGGTCCGCGCGCGGCCGGGACCCCCGGCGACGCCCCCAGCCACGAGGCCACCGAGGTGGCCGGCGTCCTGCTCGGGCGGCGCAGCCCGGTGGGCTGGGCGGTGGGCGGCGACGTGGCCGACTTCCACGACGCGAAGGCGGCGGTGCAGGGGCTGCTCGAGGCGCTCGGCGTCGAGGCGGCCTGGGCCGCCCCCGGGCCCGGCTGGCTGCACCCGCGCACCTCGGCGGCGCTCCGCGCCCCGGGCGGCGCGGCGCTGGGCGAGCTCGGCGAGCTGCACCCGCGGGTCGCCGAGGCGTTCGAGCTGCCGCGCGGCGTGCTCGCGTTCCGGCTCTCGCTGGACGCGCTGCTCGCGGCCGCGCGGCTGGTGCCGCAGTACCGGCCCATCCCGCGGCTGCCGGCGGTGCTCCGCGACGTCGCGGTGGTGGTGGAGGACGCGGTGACCGCCGCGGCGGTGGAGGCGCTGGTGCGCGAGGAGCCGCTCGTCGAGGCGGTGATCCTGTTCGACGTGTACAAGGGCGCGCCGCTGCCCGCGGGGCGCAAGAACCTCGCGCTCGCCATCACCTACCGCGCGCCGGACCGCACGCTCACCGACGCCGAGGCGGACGCCGCGCACGGACGCATCGTGGCGCGGCTCCGCGAGCGCGTCGGGGCGGAGCTCCGGGGATAG
- the pheS gene encoding phenylalanine--tRNA ligase subunit alpha produces MADLLSQLEALARSAREAIASAADEKGLEELRVRFLGKKGELSQVLRGMGQLPAEERPRVGEVANRVRDEVEALLAGAARGVAARALEAELAGPPIDVTLPGRRLLPRGHRHPVTRATEDISAIFARLGYEVASGPEIELDWYNFEALNIPPDHPARDMQDTFYVDESTLSPGGRTGAAPGGPARPGAVLLRTHTSPVQIRAMKRIGGPPIRIICPGRVYRSDYDQTHSPMFHQIEGLCVDEGITFADLKGTLAAFARAYFGPGTRTRFRPSYFPFTEPSAEVDVSCSICGGTGRKDGKRCGTCKETGWLEVLGAGMVHPRVLENGGVDPRRFTGFAFGMGVERMAMLRYGIDDLRLYFENDLRFLEQF; encoded by the coding sequence ATGGCCGACCTGCTCTCGCAGCTCGAGGCGCTCGCACGGAGCGCCCGTGAAGCCATCGCCTCCGCCGCGGACGAGAAGGGGCTCGAGGAGCTCCGCGTCCGCTTCCTCGGCAAGAAGGGCGAGCTGTCCCAGGTCCTCCGGGGCATGGGGCAGCTCCCCGCCGAGGAGCGCCCGCGCGTCGGCGAGGTCGCGAACCGCGTCCGCGACGAGGTCGAGGCGCTGCTCGCCGGCGCCGCCCGCGGCGTCGCCGCGCGCGCGCTGGAGGCCGAGCTGGCCGGCCCGCCCATCGACGTGACGCTGCCCGGCCGCCGGCTCCTGCCGCGCGGGCACCGGCACCCCGTCACCCGCGCCACCGAGGACATCTCCGCCATCTTCGCGCGCCTCGGCTACGAGGTCGCGAGCGGGCCGGAGATCGAGCTCGACTGGTACAACTTCGAGGCCCTCAACATCCCGCCGGACCACCCCGCGCGCGACATGCAGGACACGTTCTACGTGGACGAGTCCACCCTGTCGCCGGGCGGGCGCACCGGCGCGGCACCGGGCGGGCCCGCGAGGCCGGGGGCGGTGCTGCTCCGCACGCACACCTCGCCGGTGCAGATCCGCGCCATGAAGCGGATCGGCGGACCGCCCATCCGCATCATCTGCCCGGGCCGCGTGTACCGGTCGGACTACGACCAGACCCACTCGCCGATGTTCCACCAGATCGAGGGGCTGTGCGTGGACGAGGGCATCACCTTCGCCGACCTGAAGGGCACGCTGGCCGCGTTCGCCCGCGCCTACTTCGGCCCGGGCACCCGCACGCGCTTCCGCCCCAGCTACTTCCCGTTCACCGAGCCGAGCGCCGAGGTGGACGTGTCCTGCTCCATCTGCGGCGGCACCGGGCGCAAGGACGGCAAGCGCTGCGGCACGTGCAAGGAGACCGGCTGGCTGGAGGTGCTCGGCGCCGGCATGGTCCACCCGCGCGTGCTCGAGAACGGCGGCGTGGACCCGCGCCGCTTCACCGGCTTCGCCTTCGGCATGGGGGTCGAGCGCATGGCGATGCTCCGCTACGGCATCGACGACCTGCGCCTGTACTTCGAGAACGACCTCCGCTTCCTCGAACAGTTCTGA
- the rplT gene encoding 50S ribosomal protein L20 — protein MRVKKGFKARRRRNRVLKLAKGFRGRRKNCYRRANQAVERALNYSTRDRRLKRREFRALWIVRINAAARQNGTTYSKLVAALRKAGVEIDRKILADLALALPGDFAAIVKTAQA, from the coding sequence ATGCGCGTCAAGAAGGGATTCAAGGCCCGCCGCCGTCGCAATCGCGTCCTGAAGCTCGCGAAGGGCTTCCGTGGTCGCCGCAAGAACTGCTACCGCCGCGCGAACCAGGCGGTGGAGCGCGCCCTCAACTACTCGACCCGCGACCGCCGGCTGAAGCGGCGCGAGTTCCGGGCGCTCTGGATCGTCCGCATCAACGCGGCCGCCCGCCAGAACGGCACCACCTACTCGAAGCTGGTCGCCGCGCTCCGCAAGGCCGGCGTCGAGATCGACCGCAAGATCCTCGCCGATCTCGCGCTCGCCCTCCCGGGCGACTTCGCCGCCATCGTCAAGACCGCCCAGGCGTAG
- the rpmI gene encoding 50S ribosomal protein L35 codes for MPKLKTKSGAKKRFVPKKSGKVKFRRAGVRHLATFGKTKKQKRHLRGTDHLAPMDEKKIKECFPYAR; via the coding sequence ATGCCCAAGCTGAAGACCAAGAGCGGCGCCAAGAAGCGCTTCGTCCCGAAGAAGAGCGGCAAGGTGAAGTTCCGCCGCGCCGGCGTCCGCCACCTCGCCACGTTCGGCAAGACGAAGAAGCAGAAGCGCCACCTGCGCGGGACCGATCACCTCGCGCCGATGGACGAGAAGAAGATCAAGGAGTGCTTCCCGTACGCCCGCTAG